Proteins from one Pontibacter kalidii genomic window:
- a CDS encoding ParA family protein codes for MKIVVANQKGGVGKSTTCILLANYLALEKKDNVIILDMDFQDSIYSRWEKEKELYANDPLYEVIKMEVEEYPKYKVHIDSLQGGHVIMDMPGRLDTNELIAVYQDAEVIVCPFAYEKMTFESTMFFVQVAKHVNPQVKIVFLPNRLKSSVNYELKAAVDEQLAQFGTVAPALPDRVGFQRIDTVSISSDIRGVLDKSFGYIYNEYLETT; via the coding sequence ATGAAAATTGTAGTAGCAAATCAAAAAGGAGGGGTAGGCAAGTCCACCACCTGTATACTGCTGGCTAACTATCTGGCCTTGGAGAAAAAGGACAATGTGATCATCCTGGATATGGACTTTCAGGACTCCATCTACTCCAGATGGGAGAAGGAGAAGGAGCTGTATGCCAATGACCCACTGTACGAGGTTATCAAGATGGAGGTAGAGGAGTACCCGAAATACAAGGTGCACATTGATAGTCTGCAAGGGGGGCATGTTATTATGGACATGCCTGGCAGGCTGGACACGAACGAGCTCATTGCTGTATACCAGGACGCTGAAGTAATCGTCTGTCCGTTTGCCTATGAAAAGATGACTTTTGAGTCCACCATGTTCTTTGTTCAGGTGGCCAAGCATGTTAACCCGCAGGTAAAGATCGTGTTCCTGCCAAACCGCCTGAAGTCCTCCGTGAACTATGAATTGAAAGCTGCAGTGGATGAGCAGCTGGCGCAGTTCGGCACTGTAGCTCCGGCGCTGCCAGACCGGGTAGGATTTCAACGCATAGATACCGTATCTATCTCTTCGGATATCCGAGGGGTGCTCGACAAGTCTTTTGGATATATATATAATGAGTATTTAGAGACAACATAG
- a CDS encoding DUF4134 domain-containing protein, protein MKKLLAMLVLVVLAVPSSFAQGAGGIDAGASELQTYIDPVGNLILVIGAIVGLIGGVRVYIKWNSGDQDTQKAVMGWMGSCVFLMVVGVVIKAFFGL, encoded by the coding sequence ATGAAAAAGTTACTTGCTATGCTCGTATTGGTAGTCCTCGCTGTCCCATCTTCCTTTGCTCAAGGGGCCGGAGGCATTGATGCCGGAGCCTCTGAGCTCCAAACTTACATTGACCCTGTAGGCAACTTAATCCTGGTCATCGGAGCTATTGTTGGCCTGATTGGAGGAGTTAGAGTGTACATCAAGTGGAACTCCGGAGACCAAGACACACAAAAGGCTGTCATGGGGTGGATGGGTTCCTGCGTATTCCTAATGGTGGTGGGGGTGGTGATCAAAGCCTTCTTCGGCTTGTAA
- a CDS encoding DUF4133 domain-containing protein: MAPEDNRGFNVYKGLQKPLVFKSLKGRYIYWGLASVLTGFFAAVVLSVSLNFFSGLVALVIVTFGGMGFTAMQQKKGLHHKTRSKGVYIMPAQWKRSARR, from the coding sequence GTGGCTCCCGAAGATAACAGAGGATTTAATGTCTACAAGGGGCTGCAAAAGCCCCTTGTATTTAAATCCTTGAAAGGTAGATATATCTACTGGGGCCTGGCCTCCGTTCTAACTGGCTTCTTTGCAGCAGTTGTCTTATCTGTTTCGCTCAACTTCTTTTCAGGTCTGGTAGCCTTGGTGATTGTGACTTTCGGTGGTATGGGGTTTACGGCTATGCAGCAGAAGAAAGGGTTGCATCATAAAACGAGGTCCAAAGGGGTATACATCATGCCCGCACAATGGAAGCGTTCTGCACGAAGATAG
- a CDS encoding TraG family conjugative transposon ATPase encodes MKKQRFGLPYIGIDRHAHDILYHERGDYSVIIKVQNPALQYCADVEAYHLFHQTFANIVKILGAGYTLQKTDILARKCYVPKQTDDLLSQKFQETFAGRDYLDVSTYLTITRGVRRSSFFTYDEKDFKAFQRNVAKVLDILESRSFKPYALKETEVKQFISRMLAFNFSDEVYALNNLLASEEGLQVGGSVIRCISLVDIDEINFPSNLKPNTALHIGYSLPVDLMHFLHQVPGCDCLVYNQVIQIPDQRHELARLQAKRKKHLSMPDPANDLSVQDIDQVMADIAKDNQLLVYGHYSVLLSAREKEIDRAANYLESALFSIGIIPSRNAYNQLELFRCALPGNSSELKVYDKFLTTSDAALCLLFKERLLQSESSSFQVYFTDRQGIPITIDTSDAPIFSGRMNNRNKFVLGPSGAGKSFFMNHLIRQYALQHTDVILVDTGHSYSGLCAYYRGRYITYSEEQPITMNPFRISAAEFNEEKREFLKSLVGLLWKGAGGTVSQIEDSVLSSVITSYYQHYFENGLESSYLSFQSFYDFSIRKIEEITQKESINFDLTSYRFILKKFCKGEAYGQILNNELDTTLFDEPFIVFEIDAIKEHKVLFPITTLIIMDVFLQKMRHKKNRKALIIEEAWKAIASPLMAGYILYVYKTVRKFWGEAVVVTQELDDIIGNVVVKNSIINNSDTICLLDQTKFKDNFDEIATLLSLNEVERKKIFTINSLDNKEGRGRFKEVYIKRGAIGEVYGVEVSLEEYLTFTTERQEKEAMHVYLSKYGDFREALERFVADFRASGLKLNEFVHLILQRSYEKVPLHT; translated from the coding sequence ATGAAAAAGCAGCGGTTTGGTCTGCCATACATTGGCATAGACCGTCATGCCCATGATATTCTATATCATGAGCGCGGAGACTATTCGGTTATCATCAAAGTACAAAATCCTGCCCTGCAGTACTGTGCAGACGTGGAGGCTTACCATCTCTTCCACCAGACCTTTGCCAACATCGTTAAAATTTTAGGCGCAGGCTACACCCTTCAGAAAACGGACATACTAGCCAGGAAGTGCTATGTGCCGAAGCAAACGGATGACCTCCTGAGTCAGAAATTTCAGGAGACATTTGCAGGAAGAGACTACCTGGACGTCTCTACATACCTGACTATAACAAGGGGCGTGCGGCGCTCCAGCTTCTTTACCTATGACGAGAAAGACTTCAAAGCATTCCAGCGGAACGTTGCCAAAGTGCTGGACATACTGGAGAGCAGGTCTTTCAAGCCCTATGCTCTGAAAGAGACCGAGGTGAAGCAGTTTATTTCCCGCATGCTTGCCTTCAACTTTTCCGATGAGGTTTATGCGCTCAATAACCTCCTTGCCTCAGAGGAAGGCCTGCAAGTCGGTGGCAGCGTTATCCGATGTATCTCGCTTGTGGACATAGATGAGATTAACTTCCCGTCCAATCTTAAGCCAAACACAGCGCTTCACATAGGGTACAGCCTCCCGGTAGACCTGATGCATTTTCTGCACCAGGTGCCAGGTTGTGACTGCCTGGTGTACAACCAGGTGATCCAAATCCCTGATCAGCGCCATGAATTGGCCAGGCTGCAGGCCAAAAGAAAAAAACACCTCTCCATGCCTGACCCGGCCAATGATCTGAGTGTGCAGGATATTGATCAGGTGATGGCCGATATCGCCAAGGATAACCAGCTGCTTGTGTACGGGCATTACAGCGTGCTGCTTTCAGCCAGAGAAAAGGAGATAGACCGTGCCGCTAACTATCTGGAAAGCGCTTTGTTTTCCATTGGCATTATTCCCTCCCGAAACGCATATAACCAACTCGAGCTATTCCGGTGTGCCTTGCCCGGCAATAGTTCGGAGCTTAAAGTATATGATAAGTTTTTGACTACTTCAGACGCGGCCTTATGTCTGCTTTTTAAAGAACGTTTGCTGCAAAGTGAGTCATCCAGTTTTCAGGTATACTTCACGGACCGGCAGGGGATTCCTATCACGATTGACACAAGTGATGCGCCTATCTTCTCAGGCCGGATGAATAACCGTAACAAGTTCGTGTTGGGACCTTCGGGAGCGGGAAAATCATTTTTCATGAACCACCTGATCCGGCAGTATGCCCTGCAGCACACAGATGTTATTTTGGTGGATACCGGACACAGTTACTCCGGCCTGTGTGCCTACTACAGGGGCCGCTACATTACCTACTCCGAAGAGCAGCCGATCACCATGAACCCCTTCCGGATCTCTGCTGCCGAATTCAACGAGGAGAAGCGGGAGTTTCTCAAGTCATTGGTGGGCCTGCTCTGGAAAGGTGCCGGGGGCACTGTCAGCCAAATTGAGGACAGCGTCCTCTCTTCCGTTATCACTTCCTATTACCAACACTACTTTGAAAACGGCTTGGAGAGCAGCTACCTTTCCTTCCAGTCCTTCTATGACTTCTCCATCAGAAAGATCGAGGAGATCACGCAAAAAGAGTCTATTAACTTTGACCTGACCAGTTACCGCTTTATCCTCAAGAAGTTCTGCAAAGGGGAGGCGTATGGCCAGATTCTGAACAACGAGCTGGATACCACCCTGTTTGATGAGCCCTTTATTGTTTTCGAAATAGATGCCATCAAGGAGCATAAGGTACTTTTCCCGATCACCACCCTGATCATCATGGATGTGTTCCTTCAGAAGATGCGCCACAAGAAGAACCGTAAGGCGCTCATCATCGAGGAGGCCTGGAAGGCCATTGCCTCTCCGCTGATGGCCGGCTATATCCTCTACGTCTATAAAACGGTCCGCAAATTCTGGGGAGAGGCCGTGGTCGTGACACAGGAGCTGGATGATATCATCGGCAATGTTGTGGTTAAGAACTCCATCATCAACAACTCCGATACCATCTGCCTCTTAGACCAGACCAAGTTCAAGGACAATTTCGACGAGATCGCCACGCTGCTCTCCCTCAATGAGGTGGAGCGCAAGAAGATTTTCACCATCAACAGCCTCGACAACAAAGAGGGGCGGGGCCGCTTCAAGGAAGTCTACATCAAGCGCGGGGCCATTGGTGAGGTATACGGGGTGGAGGTATCGCTGGAAGAGTATTTGACCTTTACCACCGAGCGCCAGGAAAAAGAGGCCATGCACGTGTACCTGAGCAAGTATGGGGATTTCAGGGAAGCCCTGGAAAGATTTGTCGCAGACTTCAGGGCCTCGGGGCTCAAGCTAAACGAATTTGTTCACCTTATTTTGCAACGCAGCTATGAAAAAGTACCTCTACACACTTAG
- a CDS encoding plasmid transfer protein, with product MKKYLYTLSFLGLVTGHVLAQQVVFDPAVVSTLVVNHTAQQAALNDIKENEGKIAALQTTISLKMTQIKELEEKMYNSLKSVQSIIGQSKNIIYASQIAADIGHYQNQMMELARGDNELLLIAAKTELELLNRTSDLFTYIYQVAVIGTDVNLMNNADRLTLIRHVVDELRVMRGLAYSITRKMRVAKYAGLLKTMNPMGLAYPDNSQAIIRSLMDEYKAIKK from the coding sequence ATGAAAAAGTACCTCTACACACTTAGCTTTCTGGGTCTGGTAACAGGGCATGTACTAGCCCAGCAGGTTGTTTTTGACCCAGCGGTCGTCTCCACACTTGTTGTGAACCATACGGCCCAGCAGGCGGCCTTAAATGACATTAAGGAAAACGAAGGAAAGATTGCGGCCCTGCAGACTACCATTAGCCTGAAGATGACGCAGATCAAAGAGCTGGAGGAAAAGATGTACAACTCTCTCAAATCCGTTCAATCCATTATCGGGCAGAGTAAAAACATTATTTATGCCTCCCAAATTGCCGCAGACATAGGCCACTACCAAAACCAAATGATGGAACTGGCGCGCGGTGACAACGAGTTGCTCCTGATCGCTGCCAAGACAGAGCTGGAGCTGCTCAACCGTACATCCGACCTGTTTACCTATATCTACCAGGTGGCTGTTATCGGCACGGATGTGAACCTGATGAACAACGCCGACAGGCTCACCCTGATCCGCCATGTGGTGGATGAGCTGCGGGTGATGCGGGGCCTGGCCTATTCCATTACGCGCAAGATGCGTGTGGCCAAGTACGCGGGCCTTTTGAAGACCATGAACCCGATGGGACTTGCCTACCCTGACAACAGCCAGGCGATCATCCGCTCCCTGATGGATGAGTACAAGGCAATCAAGAAGTAA
- a CDS encoding plasmid transfer protein, translated as MRELIDKAIFDLFDGLFLNIQDLVSVFLYDAQALCAISMLLYFGLEAYKMMAGDETLRIMPLLRPFALTLVIVFWPGFIDAVNLPLQLVNDQAKGMYGAQVDQVEDLHRERLALVDSVARKLSESSAEFERIESEASDASWYETMGIDLQPLFNKMKGYYLMLMAKLHFTAMMVVEWIVISIFQVCSYIIYFLQIIFAGILVILGPFSFALSVLPGFRDSYLTWIARYISVGLYSGLGYIIMSISFVLVKYGLMKEIDILKAVLGNEEMFIAYVSFPSGGISFYIVSLIVGGLAMLTIPIISTWIVHTTGVGNAIGTMAGGAAKAAGGILK; from the coding sequence ATGCGTGAATTGATCGATAAAGCCATATTTGACCTGTTCGACGGGCTCTTTCTCAATATACAGGATTTGGTGAGTGTTTTCTTGTATGATGCGCAGGCGCTTTGCGCCATCAGCATGCTGCTGTACTTCGGCCTGGAGGCATACAAAATGATGGCCGGGGATGAAACGCTTCGCATCATGCCTTTGCTGCGCCCTTTCGCCCTGACACTGGTGATTGTTTTCTGGCCAGGGTTTATTGACGCTGTGAACCTGCCGCTGCAGCTAGTCAATGATCAGGCAAAGGGCATGTACGGCGCACAGGTAGACCAGGTGGAGGATTTGCACCGGGAACGCCTCGCGCTGGTGGACTCTGTGGCCCGAAAGCTCTCTGAGAGCAGCGCCGAGTTTGAGCGGATTGAGAGTGAGGCGAGTGACGCGAGCTGGTACGAGACCATGGGAATTGACCTGCAGCCCCTGTTTAACAAAATGAAAGGCTATTACCTGATGCTGATGGCCAAGCTGCACTTTACGGCGATGATGGTGGTGGAGTGGATTGTGATCAGCATCTTTCAGGTATGCTCTTACATTATCTATTTCCTGCAGATCATCTTTGCAGGCATTCTGGTGATCCTGGGTCCCTTCTCCTTTGCCCTTAGCGTGCTGCCGGGCTTTCGGGACTCTTACCTGACCTGGATTGCCCGCTATATCTCCGTAGGGCTGTACTCGGGGCTGGGCTATATCATTATGTCCATCTCCTTTGTGCTGGTCAAGTATGGCTTGATGAAGGAAATAGATATCCTGAAGGCAGTACTGGGCAACGAAGAGATGTTCATTGCCTACGTTTCCTTTCCCTCGGGCGGCATCAGCTTCTACATCGTCTCCTTGATTGTGGGAGGATTGGCCATGCTGACCATTCCCATTATTTCCACCTGGATCGTGCACACCACGGGTGTGGGTAATGCCATTGGTACAATGGCAGGAGGAGCTGCGAAGGCGGCCGGAGGAATTTTAAAATAA
- the traK gene encoding conjugative transposon protein TraK: MINNLEKKMKLAFAVSIGSFISSIIIVGTVCAFAFRYAEEQRKKIYVIDHSVPLLVEQTELGVNRTVEYKSHVNMFHLLFFTLPPDDAYMKNNISKAMYLVDESGLAQYNNLKEKGYYNQILASSAVLTIKTDSVKVDENRHFTYYATQRIERETSVMKRLLVTEGDLEEVPRTENNPHGLLIKNWKTVLNKDLEYVEKKSF, encoded by the coding sequence ATGATAAACAACCTCGAAAAGAAAATGAAGCTGGCATTTGCCGTGAGTATCGGCAGCTTTATCTCCTCCATCATTATAGTAGGCACGGTTTGCGCCTTTGCCTTTCGTTATGCCGAGGAGCAGCGGAAGAAGATTTATGTGATCGACCACTCGGTGCCGCTGCTGGTGGAGCAGACCGAGCTGGGGGTAAACCGGACGGTAGAGTACAAGTCGCACGTGAACATGTTTCACCTGCTCTTCTTCACGCTACCTCCAGATGACGCCTACATGAAAAATAACATCTCCAAGGCCATGTACCTGGTGGATGAATCCGGTCTGGCACAATACAACAACTTGAAGGAGAAGGGCTATTATAACCAGATCCTGGCAAGCTCTGCGGTTTTGACGATCAAAACCGATAGCGTTAAAGTGGACGAAAACAGGCACTTTACCTACTACGCCACACAGCGCATTGAGCGGGAGACCTCTGTGATGAAAAGACTTCTTGTCACGGAGGGGGATCTTGAGGAAGTGCCACGCACAGAGAACAACCCCCATGGACTTTTGATAAAGAACTGGAAAACGGTCCTAAACAAGGACTTGGAGTATGTCGAAAAGAAATCCTTTTAG
- the traM gene encoding conjugative transposon protein TraM, with the protein MKRINFRHPRYAIPLIILPFLVLLNYLWLDMTPAATAAQTKVELTETTALNTSLPDANLRKRDMKDKFSAFQDEFKYRTDYSAMQEIGEDRVDPRDIAYGSVYTEEERRMLDSLNNRILSDQQPERFMERVSQRQRLSSERYASATASVPGRSTRPMRKVESEYEKEMRLFREQMMFIDSLSRVGEEPVPSRRGPQPTKAHAPAFEKQEPTPLPVTKYRNTNKAFFNTITADGEEQFIRAILDEGLKVMQGGRIRIRLLDDIYVRDYEIKKGSYLYGTVSGFSAQRIEIAIRSILYGNQIIPVDLSIYDNDGLAGLYVPDSQFRDFTKELAGNVSSGQSFTFEDSPDNASQMLYSMLERVSQTTTRAAGKAIRKNKAKLKYNTIVYLIDNKAL; encoded by the coding sequence ATGAAGCGAATTAACTTTCGGCATCCCAGGTATGCCATCCCGCTCATCATACTGCCTTTCCTTGTCCTGCTTAATTACCTGTGGCTGGACATGACACCGGCGGCCACCGCCGCACAAACGAAAGTGGAACTCACCGAGACAACAGCCCTTAATACCTCCCTTCCGGATGCCAATCTGAGAAAGCGGGACATGAAGGATAAGTTCTCGGCTTTTCAGGACGAGTTTAAGTATAGGACCGATTACTCGGCCATGCAGGAAATCGGGGAGGATAGGGTAGACCCCAGGGACATTGCCTATGGCAGCGTGTACACGGAGGAGGAGCGGCGGATGCTCGACAGTCTCAATAACCGCATCCTATCGGATCAGCAGCCGGAGAGGTTTATGGAGCGGGTAAGCCAGCGTCAGCGCCTCAGCTCAGAGCGCTATGCATCGGCGACTGCCTCTGTGCCTGGACGGTCAACCCGCCCTATGCGAAAAGTTGAATCGGAATACGAAAAGGAAATGCGGCTGTTCCGGGAGCAGATGATGTTTATTGACAGCCTGAGCCGGGTAGGAGAGGAGCCTGTGCCTTCACGTAGGGGCCCACAGCCGACGAAAGCCCATGCACCGGCTTTCGAGAAGCAAGAGCCGACACCGTTACCCGTAACCAAATACAGAAATACGAACAAAGCCTTTTTCAACACCATTACAGCCGACGGTGAGGAGCAGTTTATCAGAGCTATCCTGGACGAAGGGTTGAAGGTGATGCAAGGCGGCAGGATCAGGATTCGCTTGCTGGACGACATCTATGTGCGGGACTACGAAATAAAGAAAGGCAGCTACCTCTACGGCACGGTCTCCGGTTTCAGTGCCCAACGAATTGAGATAGCCATCCGCTCTATACTCTACGGCAACCAAATCATCCCGGTAGACCTGAGTATCTACGACAACGACGGCTTGGCTGGGCTGTATGTCCCGGATTCACAGTTCCGGGACTTTACAAAAGAGCTTGCCGGGAATGTGAGCAGTGGTCAGTCATTTACTTTTGAGGATTCACCTGACAATGCCAGCCAAATGCTTTACTCGATGCTGGAAAGGGTTTCTCAGACCACTACCCGCGCCGCAGGCAAAGCCATCCGGAAGAACAAAGCTAAGTTGAAGTACAACACCATTGTTTATTTGATAGATAACAAAGCCCTGTAA
- the traN gene encoding conjugative transposon protein TraN, producing MKKLFLLYVLFALLFSASAQDSLQVVHVHESISTHIVSPEPIQYVDISTDDVAGDIPVANILRVKPKHDGAKPGIITIVGERFLVQYKLAYSRADRADTEVRIDPTQVDDYLNPAVAMSREDMARFALLALQRKPQFNGVTTKGQGMQARLNNIYTVGDYFFIDLSLRNDTNIPYTIDQIRFKIEDKKVVKATNFQQVELQPSFQLYDTGHFKRQYRNVFVFRKFTFPEEKVFNIEVAEEQISGRTISLKIDYSDILHADTL from the coding sequence ATGAAAAAGCTATTCCTTCTATATGTGTTGTTTGCCCTGCTGTTTTCAGCCTCGGCACAGGATTCTCTTCAGGTAGTGCACGTGCATGAAAGCATCTCCACACATATTGTAAGCCCTGAGCCAATACAGTATGTAGATATCTCCACAGATGATGTAGCCGGGGACATACCTGTTGCCAATATCCTTCGGGTCAAACCCAAGCATGACGGAGCAAAACCGGGTATTATCACCATCGTTGGAGAGCGCTTCCTTGTACAGTATAAGCTGGCCTACAGCCGGGCGGATCGGGCAGACACGGAGGTGCGTATAGACCCTACCCAGGTAGATGATTACCTGAACCCGGCTGTGGCCATGAGCCGGGAAGACATGGCGCGGTTTGCGCTGCTGGCTCTCCAGCGAAAACCCCAGTTCAACGGTGTGACTACGAAAGGGCAGGGGATGCAGGCAAGGCTGAACAACATCTATACGGTGGGGGACTATTTCTTTATTGATCTCTCCCTCAGGAATGATACCAACATTCCTTATACAATCGATCAAATACGATTTAAGATAGAGGATAAAAAAGTTGTGAAGGCCACTAACTTTCAGCAGGTGGAGCTACAGCCCAGTTTCCAGCTTTATGACACGGGTCACTTCAAGCGCCAGTACCGGAACGTGTTTGTGTTCAGGAAATTTACTTTCCCAGAGGAAAAGGTATTCAATATTGAGGTGGCCGAGGAGCAGATTTCTGGGCGCACCATCTCCCTTAAAATTGACTATTCCGACATCCTTCATGCAGACACCTTATGA
- a CDS encoding type IV secretory system conjugative DNA transfer family protein: protein MEESSEIKKLYSFLQGLIYFTIVVEVAVFLFMDSGSMYELQPVLRKVKRMAIYEHIYFSKAFTFGLILIVSIGTKARKNLNLDPLWHIFLPLLIGCAFFFGSGFFYFFESSRILFWDVSLSDAAYILLSFLGAMMIHIALDNISKHIQHRLMKDKFNVENESFEQSRKPVHTPYSVNIPMLYYYQKRIQRGWLNVVNPFRATLLIGTPGSGKSFSVVLPFIKQLLGKGFSMMVYDFKFPDLARTTYYHYLVNKKRGALKNHRFHVINFNSVEHSRRFNPLKPEYLPTLADATETAEALLEALRKGDRDSGTAQFFNQSAVNFLASCIYFLSRHEGGRYSSFPHVLSFINLSYDQIFEVLFSEPELESLLSPFATAYKNRAFEQLEGQIGTLKINIGRLATKETFWVLSGDDFNLKITDPENPSVLVIANDPATQSINSACNALILNRMTRLINTKGNLPCGLIVDESPTLYIHRVENLIATARSNKIAVLLGLQELPQLRQQYGRETADTICSVAANVLSGSARNKETLDWLEKLFGRVRQLKEGLSVDRNRTSVNMNEEMGPLIPASKIANLQAGELVGQVASDSEEYSGKYVASTYHCKINLDLDNIQQEEKQYLDLPKFYNFGTPDQKDQILRANYNKVRNEVKTLITALQV, encoded by the coding sequence ATGGAAGAATCCAGCGAAATCAAAAAACTTTACTCCTTCCTGCAGGGGCTTATCTACTTCACAATTGTGGTAGAGGTAGCTGTTTTCCTCTTTATGGATTCGGGCAGTATGTATGAGCTGCAGCCTGTACTGCGCAAGGTAAAGCGCATGGCTATTTATGAGCACATCTACTTCTCCAAAGCTTTTACTTTCGGGTTGATTCTGATCGTGAGCATTGGCACAAAGGCCAGGAAGAACCTGAACCTTGACCCGCTCTGGCATATCTTCCTTCCCTTGCTCATCGGCTGCGCCTTTTTCTTTGGCTCGGGTTTCTTTTATTTCTTTGAAAGCAGCCGTATTCTTTTCTGGGATGTGTCCCTGTCTGATGCGGCTTACATCCTGCTCTCCTTCTTAGGTGCGATGATGATTCATATAGCCTTGGATAATATCTCCAAGCATATACAGCACCGATTGATGAAGGACAAATTTAACGTGGAGAATGAGTCCTTTGAGCAGTCCAGGAAACCGGTGCATACGCCTTACTCGGTGAATATCCCAATGCTTTACTATTACCAAAAGCGAATACAGCGCGGGTGGCTTAATGTGGTAAATCCCTTTCGGGCAACACTGCTGATCGGTACGCCTGGCTCTGGAAAGTCTTTCTCGGTGGTGTTGCCTTTTATCAAGCAGCTTCTGGGGAAAGGCTTCTCTATGATGGTCTACGATTTCAAGTTTCCAGACCTGGCCAGAACGACTTATTACCATTATCTGGTCAATAAAAAGAGAGGGGCATTGAAAAACCACAGGTTCCATGTCATCAACTTTAACAGTGTAGAGCACAGCAGGAGGTTTAATCCTTTAAAGCCGGAGTACCTGCCTACCCTGGCTGATGCCACCGAAACGGCTGAGGCGCTGCTGGAGGCGCTGCGGAAAGGAGACAGGGACTCAGGGACTGCACAATTCTTCAACCAGTCAGCCGTTAATTTCCTAGCCAGCTGCATCTACTTTCTGAGCCGCCACGAAGGGGGGCGGTATTCTTCGTTTCCGCATGTACTTTCCTTCATCAACCTTAGCTATGATCAGATTTTCGAGGTGCTCTTTTCCGAACCTGAGCTGGAGAGTCTGCTTTCGCCTTTTGCCACAGCCTATAAGAACAGAGCCTTTGAGCAGCTGGAAGGGCAGATTGGCACCTTAAAGATTAATATTGGCCGGCTGGCCACAAAAGAAACATTCTGGGTACTATCAGGAGACGACTTTAATTTAAAGATAACGGACCCGGAAAACCCTTCTGTTTTGGTGATTGCAAATGACCCGGCCACACAGAGCATTAACAGCGCCTGCAACGCGCTTATCCTCAATCGCATGACACGCCTGATCAATACAAAGGGGAACTTGCCATGTGGGCTGATCGTGGATGAGTCTCCTACGCTTTACATACACCGGGTGGAGAACCTGATCGCTACTGCAAGGAGCAACAAGATAGCTGTGCTGCTGGGCCTGCAGGAACTTCCGCAGCTGCGGCAGCAGTATGGCAGGGAAACAGCCGACACCATTTGCTCTGTAGCGGCCAATGTACTCTCGGGCTCTGCTCGTAATAAAGAAACGCTTGACTGGCTGGAAAAACTGTTTGGTAGGGTGAGGCAGCTAAAGGAGGGGCTTAGTGTGGACCGTAACCGTACCTCCGTCAACATGAACGAGGAAATGGGGCCGCTCATTCCGGCATCCAAAATAGCCAATTTGCAGGCGGGTGAGCTGGTAGGACAGGTGGCTTCCGATAGCGAAGAGTATAGCGGGAAGTATGTTGCCAGTACCTACCACTGTAAAATTAATCTCGACCTTGATAACATACAACAGGAAGAAAAGCAGTATCTTGACCTGCCAAAATTTTATAACTTTGGTACCCCCGACCAAAAAGACCAAATCCTGAGAGCAAACTACAATAAAGTTAGAAATGAGGTTAAGACACTAATCACAGCGTTACAGGTATGA
- a CDS encoding helix-turn-helix domain-containing protein yields the protein MSVSIQELGQRLKLLRKRLDLSQESLAESMGVNQNQISRLENGVGGTIELLLLLFSFYSKHFHVDLLFSDNFDILEKHEKLSNSHSINSIAVEKLKLAQSEFSTQIEEVIRLLDTP from the coding sequence ATGAGCGTGAGCATACAGGAGTTAGGCCAAAGGCTAAAGCTGCTGCGAAAGCGGCTTGATTTATCGCAGGAGAGCCTGGCAGAGTCCATGGGGGTGAACCAGAACCAGATATCCCGGCTGGAGAACGGGGTGGGAGGGACGATCGAACTGCTTTTACTTCTGTTCAGCTTCTACAGCAAGCACTTTCACGTGGACCTTCTTTTTTCCGACAACTTTGACATCCTGGAAAAGCACGAGAAGCTATCCAACAGCCACAGCATCAACAGCATTGCTGTTGAAAAGCTGAAGCTGGCTCAAAGTGAGTTTTCCACGCAGATTGAGGAGGTGATACGTTTGCTTGATACCCCTTAA